The genomic stretch GAGGGCCTGATGttttaagagaaattaataaaaatgttttttcttatttgagaaaaatttaaCCATTaacctaatattttcttctaattaggGAAAGATCGACATTCTTCATCTCAAGTATAATATAACCTGTAAATCTCTACTCTTCTGCAGGCAAATACTCTCAGAGTTACATTTATCATACCAATTAATTATCCCCAAGTGTGAAGACTGTGGTTGAGTCTGCTGTGTTACATTACTACTAAAAAGTATGAGTTCCTAGAATAAAGATTTCTAGAAACCTGCTCTCCACCTGTGGACATACTATGTGGCACAATATTAGTGCTGCCCCCTTTTTGCTGACTGGATTCCCAGGCCTAGAGGCAGCTCATCGCTGGATTTCCATCCCCTTCTTTGCAGTCTACATCTTTATGCTTCTTGGCAATGGCACTCTCCTCTACCTCATTAAGGATGACCACAGTCTCCATGAACCCATGTACTATTTCCTTTCCATGTTGGCAGGTACAGATCTGATGGTGACATTGACCACAATGCCAACTGTAATGGGTATCTTATGGGTGAATCATCGGGAGATGAGCCACGGAGCCTGCTTCCTGCAGGCCTACTTTATTCACTCCCTTTCCATTGTGGAATCTGGTATCTTACTTGCCATGGCCTATGACCGTTTTATTGCCATCTATAATCCCTTGCAATACGCTTCTCTTCTCACCAAAACTCGAGTGATAAAGTTAGGGGTGGGAGCTTTTATGAGGGGTTTTATATCCATCATGCCTATAATCTTGcgtcttttttcatttccatattgcCACTCTCATGTTCTCTCCCATGCTTTCTGTCTTCACCAAGAAGTAATGAAACTGGCCTGTGCTGACATAACTTTCAATACACTTTATCCTgtaattcttatttctttaacaatCTTCTTAGACTCCATGATCATCCTTTTCTCCTATATCTTAATTCTGAAGACTGTTATGGGCATAGCCTCTGGTGAAGAGAAAGCCAAAGCTCTCAATACCTGCATCTCCCACATCGGTTGTGTCCTCATCTTCTATGTCACTGTGATCAGTTTGTCATTCATACACAGGTTTGGGAAGAATGTGCCACATGTGGTCCATATTATAATGAGCTATGTCTACTTCCTGTTTCCTCCTTTAATGAATCCTATCATTTATAGCATCAAGAACAAGCAGATTCAATATGGCGTTCTCCGCCTTTTATCTAAATATAGATGTGGAAGTTAAACTCTGATGTGGGTGATTGCTCAGGGAAGATGGTGGGCATCTGAGATTTCTCTGAATTGAGAGCAAAGAAATTCCACTGAGTCTTAAAACTTCCTGTGGCCAACTCCACTTCTCCAAATGATGCAATACTATTTATGAGTCTTATCCAGGGTCTGCCCTTGACTTGATAGATTTGCAATTTGTTAAGTTCAtggattgatttttctttgtcattatccTGTGTTCATCTCTCTAACTACTAAGTAGTGGATAAAAATATTCCTTATACATCTGgaaaattaagtataattttatattgtgatttttttggtgtattcaattaatttttattgctaaaaatcaTAGATAACTTTCAGTTTGTGGTATCCATTTACATGTCTGTCTTTGGATTTCTCTGTTCATatcatttgctcattttcatATCAGTGTGTCCATGCTTTCCTACTTATTTGTGGGAGTGCATTAATGATAAATGAACCCTAGTGAGCCACTGatattgcaaacattttcaaGTTTTGTCTTCttatatgcaaaatttaaaattttacatataactatatataccTACTTTATTAAGATTTGGGGGGCATTTGATATAGGCCTCCCTGATTTcaggtttatttctttattttcttatttttgcagaactttcttttacatattctattttataatagattaatatttgaagaaaagtaaATCAGTCCTCACTGTAACTATTTTCAAGGTAGTAGCACTAACAATTCATTTGGCTGATATTTTAAGGTATGAGACAGAAATAATGCTAAACAACAATGATCCAACTTTAAAcaaacagatataaaatattgACTATGCAGATCACAACCCACTGGGGAGTCAAAGATCAAAtaaacctaaatttaaaataatccttgTGACTAGTGACAAAATGTAAAGAACAAGCTGCTTTGAGGATGTTGGTCTCAAAATGGATTGCATCAAGACTGAAGTAAGGGAAAGATACCCTGAAGAGTGTCCTTGAATTGAGATCTGAGGGTAAATTAGACATTAACTGGTGAAAATAAGGATAAGAATATTTTAAGCTAAAAGCAGTCTGTGAAGAGGTTGAAGCTGGGGCAGATCATGGCACCTTCTGGGAATGTGGCTGATAAGAAGAGGGTGATGGGTCTAAGGAGAagttggggagagaaaaggaggtcaAATCAATAACATACTGAGGCTACAGCAAGCGTTTGTGTATTTACCCAGTTGTGGGAAGCTATTGAATAGTTCTAAGTAAGGGAGTGACTTGATTTCAGTGTTGTTTATAAATTGTAAGTTCAGATATGTGTGGATTTGAGTGAGGCAAACGAGGCACAAAGAAATCGGAAAGAAAATAGTATACCAGTTCCAGAAAGAGATACAAGTAGCTAAAATTGTTAAAGTGAAAATGAATGTAGTAGACAGATATGAGATATATTTAGGAGCTAAAAAGATTTGTGgttattttagaaaagtatatgaaaaaagtttgggaggaaacaaatataatattaaatttctgaattattttatttgaagaacaTTAATGCTATCAAACTCAAAAAGACTATTGATTATGTATTAAATTCATCAATCagaagaattttaatattttttgaaaaatatttttaaaatttgaggatGGATAAAAATCCAAATGATGAAGTTGTGACCTGTCAACATGACCAAAGGAAATACTCTATACTGCAGCACTGAGCTTGTAGAAGACAATAACATAGCCGTTAGTCATACATATATTACTATAACTTTTAGTATGTGTATCTTTTTGCCTGATTATTAATAACCATAGTAAAATCTAGGTCTATGTCAAGTATGTCTCTGTCAAGAAAGGTTAGGGGTacaagacaatagaaaaaactgaAGCTGTTGACACTAAAAGCAGCTTATGGAGCACATGGGTCTTTGCATTGCTATCCAGGGAGAGAGAGTTTCTACTGAGTGATTTTCACTCGAATgtgtccaagaaaaaaaatataagccAGTTCTAAATCAATAGCCTGAACAAAAATGCTCAAGATAATACATAAATTATGATAAGAAGCAATGGGTTAGCGATGGGAAATTAGATTCAGACACAAATATGAATATAGAATAAAGAACACCTAGATTCCTCTCTGAGTAAAGAATAGTGATATATTGAAaaatgaggttttcttttctccccccgccccacaaGGGCTTAGATAAGTTACCATAGGGCTGGGGCATATCCTCACAGATACCTGCTCACAGATTTCTGAGAAGAAACACATGGAACTGTAAACGTTCATACTTAATTCCCTCCTTCAAATGCACCTGGAGATTAACCACCCTAATCAAATTCTAAGAACAAGTTCAATAAATCATCTCTAAGAAAGacaaagctttttttaaaatttatttttttattagtagtttcaggtatacaaaacagcgatcagacatttacacatctcacaaagtgataaccccaacaagtctcctacccatctgacatgggacacagctattacaataccattgactatattccctatgctgtactttacatcccgtgactatattttttattatagttgccatttaatatgtgtgcatgtacatatgtatgtgtacatgtgttaacaataaacaaaaataattttgtgataaaTATTCTCtacaaataaattctatttttaaaatctttcattattctcataataaatttaatgaagaaaaatgagtttaGTTTTAAATCAGCATGTCTTAATTTCTAGCCTGAGTGAGGAGACTCTCTGAGGCCATGATTTGCATCTAATGAAGGCACAAATCACTTACCAATAGAGAATTTCAATAGTTTTGCGATTTTTCAATGCATTAATCTCAGGATGCCTAGATACTACATGAATATATCTGTTCACCTTcttttcactttgaatattttgttgcCCAAACTAAACTCTTGAAGGAGAAAACTAGACAAGCTTCTTGGAGGAAGAAAGTTTTCTGCTTAAATGACTTAAATAAACTTTACCCTTGTCCTACTGACAGGAAAGAATGCCAGgactatatagagaaaaaatatataatcatttcaGAACTAAAAATATGAGAAATCTAAACTTTTTAGGTTCATCCCCAGGTAAAAAGATTAGAAGTGGTGATTTCTCTGCAAGAGATATTGTCTCTGGCATCCTCTATTCAGTGATCTATagtgggaagacagacaatacaGAGAGAAATGGAATCCAGTCCTTGCAATGCTTAAAAAATTGGGGTTGGAGTAAGTTTTCTGTCAGGCCATTTACTAAAACTTTTTCAGGCTGATTTAATTGTGAAGCTGGATTATTCCTCCATAAATTTAATGAGGAGGAAAATGTGCCCAAGAGTAAAATACTCAAGCCATTGATGCTGAATGTAAACCAAAATCCTAAAATCTTGGTATCTCCCCAAAGCTTCCTCTGTCCCTCATGCTCATGAGGCCTATAATACATCTACACGTAAGCATATTGACAGAAAATTCCACCCGAGATCAttcccatttcattttctgatCTTGGTGCAGAGATTCTTATGGCTGAAGGAAGACTGACTTTGCAAGTCATGTTTGAAGCTTAGAAGCTGTGGGATATAGATGACTCTGCTTGTGGTCACCAGTTACTGTGATATTGTAGCCCACTTTGCAAGTTAAATTTTAGGGATGGGCTGCCTCTTTTACAGTGTTAAATATGGTGTAAGAAACCCCAGTTTACTGGTCAAGGCCCTTTACCAGTAAAGGTAAAACTTTAAGTTAAAACTCTATTATTTCCctcatgctaagtaaaaaaagATCCCAGCTACCTGGCATGGAACTTCAAGTCATAGTATATTTAATTACCTGCCACATATGCGTGAGAGGAATGGGAGATTCAAGCTATAGTGGACCAGCATCATTGGCATGCTTGTTGGGCTTGTAGTGGGTCAGGAAATGACATGACAATATTCGAGTCTTCCTGAAGAGGTATGAGAGGGCTGCTCACTGTTGGATAAGCAGTGTGGTTTCACAACGAAGGAAGCAGGCTGTAAGGAGCTGGATTTGTTGGTGAAGTTCTCCCTGAACTTTGGATTGGAGGTTGAGTGATCAGATTCAGGTGCTACCGTTAGTGCTGAagaatttttccaaaatgactcTTGGAGAATACCACTCCTTAGCATTGTGTTTAGTTGATACACATTCTTATTCAGCAGGGGAATAAGGCGTAAGTGGTCTATATTATCAActttttgatagatgattgatagacaGGTGATAggtaaatagatgatagatagatggatagatgacaaatagatagataaataggtcgatagattgattgatagataaatagatgataggtAAAAAGACTTCCCAGATATCATGCCAAAAATAAGAGCAATGGTTAATTATCCTACCTTCCATAACCTGACTGGATCACACCTACTATAATTCCTTTCACCATAGTACCTAGAGGGAAGTCCCCTTTACAAATCCTCAACATACTGAAACTTCTCCTTTCAGTCTTGTCCCTGGACCACTAGGCCTAATTACCTTGCCTATAAGTGAGACTCTACTAAGTAATTTCAATTATGACTTTCTGTCTTTGCCTATATGGTGGCATAGctgacagagagaggaaggaaatacatttaatttgtGGTATAGTATCCTCTGGGTAGAGTACTTTATTGAAACTAAAACTCTCTTCCTGGTATTAGTCGAGCCAATTAGTAGTCTGGTAGTTTACAGGGCTAGGAAGACTTAGTGTATTTAACTATTAACGCAGCATTTTTCAAAGCAGTCTTTCCGTCAggatggagaaatagaaaatctgtaaTAGGTGGTTGAAAAATCTTACCTTAAGTTTCACTAATCAACCAAAGCactcaggaggaaaaaagacacataaatcTCTCTTTTTGACCCtgtaggaggaaaaaagacacataaatcTCTTTTTTTGACCCTTCCTGTCATGTTATGCATTTCTTTCTGTAATATGGTTGATATAAAAGTTGGAGACATAGAAAtgataaacaacaaagaaaagcagaTATCATGATTTGACATGCTTGCGCAAAGGGCTGAATCTGAAACtactaatattattataaataaaagtaaaaaaaatgtacaattcgACCACAAACAAAACTGCTTGATAACACAATTCTGCATTTATTCACTCCACTAATAGTTACTGAGCACCAACCATGTGTTAAGCTCTGTGCTATGTGCTAAAAATGTAActcctttaaaaatctttctgaagtTTTAGTTTATTATGAATGCAATGTGAATTGACTTgataataaagttattaaaaagcTACAACCCCTTAACcataattctaaaaacaaaaaggttctccaaaattaattatgaaatgtatttattggCTAAATCTGATATGATCTAAAGTCAAATCGTGGCAAAATCTGACCTGAGTCTTTTTTACCCCTTAATATAAACAGGTGATTGTTTATAAGATGTTATCGCGTGCAACCTGCTGGGGgtaccatatatattatatgaatatacattttattacttttaaaagcatGGCTGAATTCTGAAATGTCTTGAGACAAGAGTTTTGGATACATAATTGTAGATTTGCACAATAACAGATGACttaaaaagatgctaaacatATGACCCCCTGGAGACAATTTTCAAAATCAGACTGATCTGACAACACCTGGATTATTATGTCCAATTATGAGTAGGATGATAGCAGATGAATCAGAACTAGGTATCATTATGTGATAAATAGTTAACATACTAGTGGCTGCTCAGCCATTAAGAAAGAAGTATGAGAAATattaatatagatatttttatagcatttagaGAGAACATATCAATGTGATTGTTTAGACCTGTTCAATTTGACTGCAGAGATCAAGACTAGGGATAAGGGGTAGATATTTCAGAGaagtagatttatattttaatatatatttatatcatatacaCTATACACATTGCACATAATCAAAATGGGATAGGTTATCTCATAGGGTAAGGAGTTTCTAATCAACAGAAATAAACAGGTGTCTGATAAAATTGTTACATGGTGGATCAAGGATTTGGTAAAGAGTTGGATGGGGTGGCCTCTACAGATTATTATTCCTATAAATACTAAGGTGTGTATGAATATAATTCatgaacagttttaaaaaagaggaatggAATATTGTTCCCTAAACATCAACgtttaagaagaaaaagtgacCCATCTTTCTTCCACTCTATGACCCATAGAACACTTGAGAGTGACTTAGATATAACTTGTTTTATCTGACATTAGAGACACTGCTTCTTGTAGAGATTCTCCATCCATAGGAGAAATAGAGGGCACAAGAACCAACTTCAATGGCCCAGATCTTTCTCAgatgagagaggaaaaggggattATGTGGTATTCCCAAATAGCCTATGTGGAAATGAGCTAGAAGTACTTACTCCCTTGGGAgttgtttctttaacaaatatacCTCTCATCAGGACTCTGAACACACAGCAACACGCTGATCCTCAGGCTGTGCTTAGGAACCACAAAAAGAAAGCTGTGGCTCAGGTAAGGAAGTCCAGGGATTCAAATGCAGTGAAGATGTTTTAAGAATGACTCTTCTAGGGGATATAAAACACAGcttaggggatatagtcaataatattgtgttaaCAACATATGATGTCAGGTGGACGCAAGACTTATCGGGGTAAGTtacgtaaatgtctaatcactatgctgtaaacctgaaactactatagtattaaatgtcaactgtaattagaaaaaaaaaagaggaactgTTCTACGTGACTATGTAGCTCTTCTCCAAAGGATAAGAAagcatttaaatcttttttttttttttaatgagatggaGAATTCAGGCAAGGGGGTAGTGTATGGAAAGGGAAGCTTGGACAGGAGAACTACAGTTATATTCTATGGATGTTGGTTGAGAACATGAGCTTGGGGGTCAGATAAACTGGAGTTTGAATTTCTGTATGCCACATAggaattgtgtgaccttggacaaattatttaacctctcgaagcctcaattttctcatttgaagaAAGTAAGTAATatgttgttttcactttcttgttaTTTATTCAGTTTCCATTTCACAATCATTGGGAATCTATTCCTATCATTCTATTGAAGTTGTCAAGATTACCAAAGACTTACTTGCCAAAAACAAtggatacatttcatttttatcttactTGGCAATTTTGACACTTTTCACTATTAAACCACAGCactacctaatttaaaaaaaaagtattttccactGACTTTGTAATTACAGATCATCTTTACTATCCTCTTATATTTCTGCTTACTTCTTAGCCCATATCCTTTGAGATCTGTTTTTTGTGCCCTAAAATGGAGGTTTTCCTAGGTTCGCAACTTTTCTCTCCTCACCTACTTTCCCATCTTAATTCATACCTAAAGTGAGATGTAATCAATCACTTAAAAGCTTCCAGATTTCTGTTTTCAGCCCAATagcttccatatatatatatatatatatatacacacacacacgtttgtgtatatatatgtatatatttatatatatacacacatatgtatatatatatgtacacacacatatacatatgtaatttctTCTAAAGAAGCACATATTCTCAGGCAATAGCAGCTAAGTGTTTGAGGGGAATAGAGACAGAAGACACCAATTGTATGGAGTGCTTGCAGATTATCCAGAAGTTAAGAGatgattttcccattttctcaaCATGATCCTAATAtgctctcttctttcctttctccttcaacTTCTTAGGTCTCTATAACTGGTTTCTGGAACAGTTCTCCATGGCAAGTTGAGGAAACTCTGAATGTTGTATCTGTGTGAGTTTCAGAAAAAACCGACGACTCGAAGGCTAGCTGCTTTCAGAGAATTAACTCAAAGAAAATCCTCAGAGTAAGGTGAGGGGATAGTGAATCCCTGTCATCTCTGCATTCCTGATGGAGGCTCTAGGCTTGCCTGATGGTGATGAGAAATTTTACTGAAGTTAGTACTGTTACCAATGTCATACACAATGCCACATGTTAGAGACAACCTGAACAGGGCAGCTATTCCTCCTGTCATATTGGGGATATGTGGACAATTCCTGGCACTGCCACATTTGCCATAATTAAATGCCAATATGGCTGCTGTTAGGGACTTCAGATAATGAATAGGATACTCTCCTAACTCAGGtcaatcaaaaatattaataaatagcaATTGTTATTCCCAAAGGGATTACCACATGGTTTAGGACCTAAACCCTGCTCAGCTCAAATTCCAAAACCCATTAAAAacccaaagcccatagtttaGACTTTTACTACACCATATAGTTTAAGCAAGTCTGGAGTttttccccacttcctccctctgGTCCACTTTCTGGGCAACAGCTGGTCCAAAGAGATCATTTGTTCCTATCCCTACAAGAAACTGTGGCATTTATCCATTCTCTATCCCTTTGTTc from Rhinolophus ferrumequinum isolate MPI-CBG mRhiFer1 chromosome 11, mRhiFer1_v1.p, whole genome shotgun sequence encodes the following:
- the LOC117030793 gene encoding olfactory receptor 51B2-like, yielding MWHNISAAPFLLTGFPGLEAAHRWISIPFFAVYIFMLLGNGTLLYLIKDDHSLHEPMYYFLSMLAGTDLMVTLTTMPTVMGILWVNHREMSHGACFLQAYFIHSLSIVESGILLAMAYDRFIAIYNPLQYASLLTKTRVIKLGVGAFMRGFISIMPIILRLFSFPYCHSHVLSHAFCLHQEVMKLACADITFNTLYPVILISLTIFLDSMIILFSYILILKTVMGIASGEEKAKALNTCISHIGCVLIFYVTVISLSFIHRFGKNVPHVVHIIMSYVYFLFPPLMNPIIYSIKNKQIQYGVLRLLSKYRCGS